In Euwallacea fornicatus isolate EFF26 chromosome 20, ASM4011564v1, whole genome shotgun sequence, a single window of DNA contains:
- the LOC136345589 gene encoding uncharacterized protein, whose protein sequence is MIKFIKFTVLFTLCLFPVIVSPECRIDPLKIKPTPLIIDSQNEVLYPDSQSSGISLFTGEKITIACPGSQLLEQSILLAEHITATCVENNLLSSAGRKLNFYSLRCQRIPQNTIRFTRNVCAEGGKEIEIGYLISENQTFVRQIRVCFDDISLTPLYSQYVLTSKINYRHSRVPRIFFNEDGFYSMDLVALYSRNVERRTINTLLGLDSTFDTYIKGHGDDRFINRGHLAAQGDFVYDFQQLATFHYVNSAPQWASINGGNWNELEISLRQLANSSNTDFDVYTGVYGVSTLRHSKTNEKTNLYLHTANNRNLMPIPQLFWKLIQSRTDGRSIVIVSINNVYEVDNFRDFVCKDVSDNVSWFNEKLRRQKRNRVLGYMYACSVTEFCERINLCSVVNRRSLLL, encoded by the exons atGATCAAATTCATAAAGTTCACTGTTTTGTTTACTCTGTGCTTATTCCCCGTTATAGTAAGTCCAG AATGTCGGATCGATCCCCTCAAAATCAAACCTACACCTCTCATAATCGATTCTCAAAATGAGGTGCTGTATCCAGATTCCCAGAGTTCTGGCATCTCATTGTTTACTGGAGAAAAAATTACCATCGCCTGTCCAGGAAGTCAATTACTGgaacaaagcattttattaGCAGAACACATTACGGCAACATGCGTGGAAAATAATCTTTTAAGTTCCGCAGGACGTAAACTGAACTTTTATTCCTTGCGTTGTCAACGAATTCCCCAAAATACTATAAGATTCACTCGTAATGTATGTGCAGAGGGTGgcaaagaaatcgaaattgGTTACCTCATTTCTGAAAATCAGACCTTCGTAAGGCAGATAAGGGTCTGCTTTGACGACATCTCCCTCACTCCACTATATTCGCAATATGTGTtgacttcaaaaattaattaccgCCATTCGCGAGTACCGAGAATATTCTTTAATGAAGATGGTTTTTACTCCATGGACTTAGTTGCCTTGTACAGTAGAAATGTAGAACGAAGAACTATCAACACCCTCTTGGGTTTGGATAGCACATTTGACACGTACATAAAGGGCCATGGTGACGACAGATTTATTAATAGAGGCCACCTCGCAGCACAGGGGGACTTCGTCTATGATTTTCAACAATTGGCAACTTTTCACTACGTAAATTCGGCTCCTCAATGGGCTTCCATCAATGGAGGCAATTGGAATGAGTTAGAAATCAGCCTGCGACAACTTGCCAACTCCTCAAATACAGATTTTGATGTCTACACTGGAGTTTATGGAGTATCCACCTTGAGACATTCGAAAACTAACgagaaaactaatttatatcTTCACACAGCGAATAATAGAAATCTTATGCCGATTCCTCAATTATTTTGGAAGTTGATCCAAAGCAGGACAGATGGGAGATCCATTGTGATTGTCTCAATTAACAATGTTTATGAGGTTGATAATTTTCGTGATTTCGTTTGCAAGGATGTGTCTGATAATGTCTCAtggtttaatgaaaaactCAGAAGGCAGAAGAGGAATCGTGTGTTGGGATACATGTACGCTTGTTCAGTTACTGAGTTCTGCGAAAGGATAAATTTGTGTTCAGTTGTGAATAGAAGAAGTCTGTTGTTATGA